A stretch of DNA from Peromyscus maniculatus bairdii isolate BWxNUB_F1_BW_parent chromosome 7, HU_Pman_BW_mat_3.1, whole genome shotgun sequence:
CAGGTTGGAGCTGTGTAAGTGGTCTGTGGGCTTTTGTTGGATGGGGATGAGGATGCTTTAATAATCTATCCCACAAAGCTGATGCCAGTTCCTGGTTGCAGGCGGAGCTCATCTGGAAGTCTCTCACTGGCCACTGTCCTTTCTAAAGAAGTCACTTGCCTTCCCGAGTCCGCCTGCCCTGGGCTGCTGGGGACTCTCTGGGAGCTGAGAGAATGGTACTCTTCAGGCAGCTGTCCCTGGGTTCCAAGGCTGCCCTGGCTGCAGCCACTGTCTTCGTGTCCATGATCCTCTCCCGCTCCTTTCTGGCTGAGACTCTCGAGCTCCGGGCCTGGCGCTGGCTGTTCCGCCTGCAGCTGGCCCTGTTTGTCAACTCCCTCATGCTCATTGGTTCCTTGTACATCTGGCGGAGCACGGTGAGCAGCCTCAGCCATTCCCCTGCTGTGGAATCCACCTGTTTCCAGCTTTGGAAGCTGGTTGTCGTGGCATTTCTGGCCCTGGCACATTCCAGTTTCTTCACCATGCTCTTCTTGGTGGCCGAGGAACCCTATGTGTTTTCCTTAGCAGCCTACTCCTGCCTGGGTGCTTACATTATTAtggttttcttcctttgtatCTTGAACGCCATGGAGCAGGCCTACCAGTTCTTAGCCTGGCGCACTGGTAGGGTGGTGGGCAGCCTTGACAAGACAAGGCACCTGGTGCTCAGGCCTGCCCTGGCGGTGGCAGTGACAGCCGTACTCAGTACCATTGGCCTTCTGAATGCTGCCCAGCCCCCAGTGGTGAAAACCGTGGAGGTGCCCATCCATCAGCTACCCGCCTCTATGAATAACCTCAAGATTGTGCTCCTTTCGGACATTCACTTGGGGCCCACGGTGGGCAGAACCAAGATGGAGATGTTTGTAAGGATGGTGAACAGGCTAGAGCCCGACATCACCGTGATCGTGGGTGACCTCTCCGATTCAGAGGCCTCCACCCTGCGGACGGCAGTTGCTCCTTTGGGCCAGCTCCGTGCCCGTCTGGGCACCTACTTCGTCACGGGTAATCACGAATACTACACGTCGGATGTCAGCAACTGGTTCGCACTGCTAGAATCCTTGCATGTCCGACCTCTGCATAACGAGAACGTGAAGATTTCTGCCCCCAGGGACCAGGACGGTGGTGGGGCTGATAAAGAGTGGGTCTGCCTGGCGGGCGTGGATGACATAGAAGCGGACATCCTTCACTACGCCGGCCACGGCATGGACCTTGACAAAGCTCTGGAGGGCTGCAGCCCAGACAGCGCCACCATCTTGCTGGCTCACCAGCCTCTGGCTGCCAAGAGAGCCCTCCAGGCTCGGCCCGATATAAACTTAATTCTTTCTGGGCACACTCACGCCGGGCAGATCTTCCCCTGGAATGTCGCAGCCTATCTCCTGAACCCTTTCTTTGCTGGACTCTACCAAGTAGGCCAGGCTACATTTGTGTATGTCAGTCCAGGCACGGCCTACTATGGGATACCCATGAGGTTGGGGAGCAGGGCGGAAATCACAGAACTCATCCTGTGGCGGGCTCCCTAAGCCTGCCTCAGTGGCCCTGCCCTGCCTTGTCCTTACCCAACACCTTTGTCCATCTCCTGCTCCGGCCTAGCCCTGCCAGAACCCTTCGGCCACAGCCTGCTGGGAACATCGATTTGCAAGGGAACCACCCGGCTGCCTGACAAGTTCAGGCTGATTAAACTCCTCAGATAATCAGTTGCTTTTTGGTAGTACACCTGTGAGTCCACTCGGCCACATCCATGCCAACACACGTTTGTTTTCCAGCCTGCTGTAGAGAAGAGGTCCTTTTGTAGAGGGTACAGTGGTTGGAAAGGACACCTTAGTTCAAACTCAGGGAGAAGCAGGAACACTTGTCTCCTGTGGGGTTAACCCTGGGTAGGACTTGGGTGGGTTCTGAAATGTCTTGATCTGGAGACAGTTGGTCTGGGCATGGACCATGTTGAGAGGTCAGTTGAGATGGGCGCCATCCCTCTGCTTGCTGGAGGACTGTATCCCTTTCCCCCTTGGTTCAGTCAAGGTCACCTTTATTGAGGACCATCAGTAGAACCCATGAGAACACGGGGCCCTTCCTGTCTTGACCTTGAGGGGTGCTGATTGCTGGGCTTGGTGGCTGGAGAAGAAATCATGGGAATCGTGGTAGGTGACGGCTCTAGTCTCTTCCTATCTTGGCGGCTCTGAATCCTGGTTCTGTGTTGTCTTTGGATGTTTTCTGTGTTCAGGGGTGAGGGAAGGACTCTGATGTGATGAGGTGTGTCCCAAGGCGGAGTGTGGTGCAgggacagagcacttgcctggaaGGTGCCCGACTGAGTTCCAACCcagcatcacaaaacaaaactgtaaggtggggggagagagagggagggagggagggagggagggagagagagagagagagagagagagagagagagagagagagagagagagagagagagaacgagaacaaaCACGTACATGTGAAGGGATGCCAAGTCCTTCTGAAAGGTCATTCTATGGCCTGATGGTTAAGTAGCTTTACTGGTCATGGTGAGTGCGGGATTCTTAGTACAGATAAACATTAAACAAGGCCTTAGAAACCCATGCGCCCTTCAAAGTGGCTTGCTTGTTTGAGGCCGGCTTCAGTTCACTCATAGCCAGATGGAGTGAGGCCTCTAAGAGTTACTAATGGCGGGAGGCCATCTGTCACCGTTGGATGACTTGGGAGATTAGAGCCCCCTCCCCATCACCCAAGGTTTGCGTCTGAGCTTTTGGTGAGAGGCTGAGGTTTCTTGTCTACCCATAGGAAAGCTGAAGTTGATAAGACTGTGATCTACCTCTGCCCCTGCCCGTTCCCCCAGGCCCTGGCTCTGGAATGACAGGACTGGCTTACctggctgtgggggtgggggtgggtgtcgGCGGCAGGAGACGATGGACTCTAATCCATCTACCTTGGCCTCTGGCAACAGAAGCATAGGGTCATCCCTAGGGCTTCTAGAcccacaagaaaaacaaagaggggctggagagatggctcaagggttaagagcactggctgctcttccagaggacccgagttcaattcccagcaaccacatggtggttcacaaccatctatattgagttttggtgtcctcttctggagtgcaggcagaacactatatacataataaataaatcttaaaaaaaagaaagaaagaaaaacaaaaggagctATCTTGTGCAATGTCTGCAGATTGCTGGTCTAGCCTTTGCCAGGGGTGAGAGAGACTTTGCCCTTTTTATATCAGAAAGCTGCTCTTAGGAAAAGGCCTCATTGAGATGTGTTGAGGAACATCTGAGTAGCTTAGACTCAGCCTGGAGTTCTCTGGAGGGAGGCACAGGTGCCCTCTGCCTGGAGAGGGGCTTCCTGCTGCTTATGAGGGGGGCTGATATCTGGCAGTGACATGTCCTCCTTAGGTCCCTGGCTTCCATCAGCCCCGAAATGGGTGTAATTCCTGTATCTACCTCAAGGCTGCTTTGGCTGGGAAAATGTGGCACTGTACCCATAGTCGGCATTTAGTGTTATGTTCACACCAGTGCTAATCAGAGACCTGCTAAGGAATGTGCCTGGAGAGTCTCTGGAGCAGGCAGGCCTGGGGACTGTCAGTGAGTGGCATGATGCC
This window harbors:
- the Tmppe gene encoding transmembrane protein with metallophosphoesterase domain, which encodes MVLFRQLSLGSKAALAAATVFVSMILSRSFLAETLELRAWRWLFRLQLALFVNSLMLIGSLYIWRSTVSSLSHSPAVESTCFQLWKLVVVAFLALAHSSFFTMLFLVAEEPYVFSLAAYSCLGAYIIMVFFLCILNAMEQAYQFLAWRTGRVVGSLDKTRHLVLRPALAVAVTAVLSTIGLLNAAQPPVVKTVEVPIHQLPASMNNLKIVLLSDIHLGPTVGRTKMEMFVRMVNRLEPDITVIVGDLSDSEASTLRTAVAPLGQLRARLGTYFVTGNHEYYTSDVSNWFALLESLHVRPLHNENVKISAPRDQDGGGADKEWVCLAGVDDIEADILHYAGHGMDLDKALEGCSPDSATILLAHQPLAAKRALQARPDINLILSGHTHAGQIFPWNVAAYLLNPFFAGLYQVGQATFVYVSPGTAYYGIPMRLGSRAEITELILWRAP